The nucleotide sequence ACATAACAACGAGTAAACCATAAGCATAGTTGAGGTGACAAGATAATAGAAAAAATAGCTTGCAACTAATAATACCTAAGGAACCCAAAGAAAACTATAATACCTAAGGTTGGGTCATAGAATCGCTCCATGAGAGGTATTATGCTGCTTTTTCCTGAACCATTTCTGCCAACAAGAGCAACAGTCTTTCTAGCAGGTACAGTAAGGTAGAAGCCACTTAAGATGGGGATTTCTGGGCGGGAGAGATAACTGAAGTAGACATTACGAAACTCAATGTTGCCTTGTACTGAATTTAAGGTACGACCATCCTGGTTTACAGTAGAAGTTGAACGGCTTATCATTTCATAGAGTCTGTATGCAGCTATACGCCCTTGCTCGAAGGAATAGAAGTTCGTTGCTGCTTGATTGAGTCCACTACAAATAATTAAGAGCACAGGGTAAGATGATCATTAGTGCAGAAGTGTAGAAATAAGGAAATCTCTGACAATTAACATGCTTACAGTCCACTCAGAATAATAGCAAACAGGGCAACTACAATTTCACCACCATTGGCTCTTCCATGCAAAATAAGGAATCTCCCGACCCAAAGTTGTAAGGCACAGGAACATATGGCGAGCCCATATGTAAATCCGAGACCAAGACCTTGCACCAGACTTATCAGAATCCCATAGCGCAGAGTCGCTTGAAGCGAAGTAGCATAAGAATACTTTGCCAGGGTCTCATTTGTGAAGGAGTACAAAGTCCTAATGTATAAGATTGCCTGCAAAACAAGCACTGCTCAGCTGGATATACAACTTCATTTACAGTGGTTGATGGATGCAACTCTGAAAACCAAGCATGCTTTATTTTGCAACTAAAGTGACCCAGCCAACAATATCAATAGAAACAATTGACAGGTTTTATTTTCTTATCGGTTCACAGGCAAGTTAATATACCTGTTCAGCAATGCTTGCTGCCTCGCCATACGCATCCTGAATATTTTCTGCCAGCCTATGGAGAAATATGTTTGATATTCCTCCTGCAGCAACAATGAAGGGTCCAGTAGCCAATGTCAAAAGAGCTATTTGCCAACAGTTCACCAAACCAATGACAAGTCCACCAAAAAATGTAGCCATATTGTGGATGTAGTTTCCAACCTAAAAATAACACAATTCAAAACAATTCAATGGACCGTACAACAGCAATATAAAATACAAAATGAACCATAGACCATATATAAGATAATACATAGCAGTTCGGTAGACCATATAAGATAATACATAACAGTTCGGTAGACCATATGGCGAAACAGACAATCAAGCATGCAATTTATTATCCACAGTTAAGAAGGTTAATCATAAGACTGAATGAACCTTATAACAGCAAGATAAACTATAGAATGGTTCAATAGACTATAGAGCAGATATGTAACACAATTCATTATCAATAATTAAGAAGGTTCAGCAATGAAAACTCACTTTCTCGCTCAGGGCAGACTGAATGAGCAAGACATCACTCAGCACTTGACTAACAATATCACCATTGTTTCCATAGGTATCAAAGAAACTCATGTCTTGGTTTAACAAGACTTGGACATACTTTGACCTTATCACTGCTGTCTGCCTTTCCCCAGTCAAAATCCAGCACGAAACCTCTGTAAATACAGCAGACTTAATGAAATTTGCAAAATGTACAAGGACCGTTTAGTGATTTTGATAAGTTGATGCAGACTCATCTTACCTATCCATCCAGCAAAGAACACACCAATGGCTATATAGAGGAAGTATAAAGCATGCTGCAGAGCCAACAACAAAAAGGGTGACTTGTAAAACACAAAGACAAATAATCTGGTAGAGAAAAACTATTATAGGCAGACAGCAAGACAAGTGAACGATACACAAACATTTTCTGGGACAAAAGACAGCTAATATGCAGTATTTACACGTAGCGTGGCAAATTACAAAATTGATAAGTGAGCGCTAACATCTGTACAGAAAAGCATGACAAAGTTACAAGTTTCCCATAGACCGGTATGCAAAGGTTCATGCAAACGAAATTTCAAGCATGAACTTGTAAAGATTCACGAGAGTGGTTCTCTTCTTCCATATGGATTTGTAGAAAGCGTGGTTTGCATTCAAATTCACATACAAACAAGTGAAATAGAAAATTAATCAGGTAAACATAAGTAGAAAATCATAATAGCAAGTTGGGGCTCCAAATTGAGATGGTATGAGCTCAGCACAATAATGCAGTAAGAACAATTACAGAGCATAGTCAGATCATATTGGATTGAAATAAATAGCATTACTTAAACAGATGTGCCTATCATTTTTGGAAAACCATAAAAATAAATTATCAAAAGAGAAAGATATGCAGCCAGCCTCGCACAGCAAGCATGTCGGACGTCATGATCTGGTTGGAGAAGAGCCATCCAGATTGTGGTTGACACGAACTTTGGTGTATCCATTGAATTGTATGTGGAAAGCAACAAGTACTACTTTCACGTCGTCTAGCCCAAAGGAGAACATATGCGCTTGGCCGCTACTGAGTGGGGTGACCGGTTGAGCGTGCAGGCCTCAAATGGTTAAATCTACTTAAACGGTCATCCTAACTAAATTCCTTTGTCGGTATTCCATCCAGATAAAATGCTATAATTCCCTTCCTTTAAAGCAAACACATGCAGCACATTCAACCCCAGCAAATGGAATAAGTATGATGACAATAATCTTGGCATGAATAAATAACTACTGCTTACCAAACAGCAGAACATCAATTATAATCTATATTAACAGTACATATCGATTATAACTTATATTGACAGTAGCACCTAAAAAGAACAGTACAGGAATCGAACAGCACATTTTCACATTCAGTCCTAAGCACGTGATTTAAGCAGATTTCTCCGTAGCATCATCTTCAGGAATTGAAAACTATAAAAATGTATTATCAGAACAAATGAAAGATATGCGGCCAGCCATGCACAGCGAGCATGTCGGACGTCAAGATCTGGTTGGAAAAGAGCCATCCAGATCTGGCTGGACGTCATTGAATTGTATGCGTAAAGCAACAAGTACTACTTTTGGGACCTCGTGTACGCCTTACCCCTTACGTGTCGTCTAGCCCAAACAAGAACCCATGAGCTTGGCCGCTACCGAGCACAGTGCGAGCACATGGCCCCCAAATGGCTAACCCTATTAAATAGTGATCCCGAACTAAATTCTCTTATCGGTATCTCATCCACCAAATGGTTTGACCCTACTTAAACGGTCATCCTAACTAAACTCCCTTGTCGGTGTTCCATCCCGACAAAATTATACAAACTATAATCCCCTTCCTATAAAGCAACCCATGCAGTGCATCCAACCCCAGCAAATTGTGATGGCAACAATCTCGTAAAACAATGTAAGTAGCAGGCATGAGTAAAGAAGTATGACTTGGCAAACATCAGAACGTCATCGATTTACAATTTGTATGAACAGTGCACCAGGACTTGAACAGCCACATTCAGTCCTAGGCACTTGATTTAAGCAGACTTCTCCTAACAtcagaacattgattataatttatATGAACAGTACACCAGGACTAAGACAGCACATCTTCACATTCAGTCCTAAGCATAGAAGCAAATTTCTCCCTAGGATCATCCCCTCTTCTGTTTGAGCAAATTGGGCAGAACTAGAACGAAACTAGCACAAATGTTCTAAGAGAACCCAGATTGCTAACTACACCCAGGTACTGCAGGAAAACCATAAATAAatactagcattacttgaacagaTGCATCTATCACTTTTGGAAAACCATAAAAATGTATTATCAGAACTAATGAAAGATATGCGGCTAGTCACGCACAGCGAGCATGTCGGACGTCATGATCTGGTAGGAAAAGAGCCATCCAGATCTGGCAGGACATCATTACTTAAACATTGATTATAATTTATATGAACAGTACGCCAGGACTAAGACAGCACATCTTCACATTCAGTCCTAAGCACTTGATTGAAGCAAATTTCTCCCTAGGATCATCTCCTCTTCTGTTTGAGCAAATTAGGCAGAAATAGAACGAAACTAGCACAAATGTTCTAAGAGAACCCCAGATTGCCAACTACACCCAGGTACTGCAGGAAAACCATAAATATATAGCATTACTTAAACAGATGCATCTATCACTTTTTGAAAACCATAAAAATGCATTCTCAGAACTAATGAAAGATATGCAGCTAGTTAAGCACAGCCAGCATGTCGGACGTCACGGTCTGGTTGGAAAAGTGCCATCCTGATCTGGCAGGACATCATTGAATTATTATGCGGAAAGCGACAAGTAGTACACAGGCCTCAATTGGCTAACCCTGCTTAAATGGTCATCCTGAACTAGATTCTCTTGTCGGTACCCCGTCCACAAAACGTCTTAACCCTACTTAAACGGTCGTCGTAACGAAATTCCTTTGTCGGTATTTCCATCCAGAAAAAATGCTACAAATTATAATCCCCTTCCTATAAAGCAACCCATCCAACCGACAAATTATGACACCAATAATCTCGTCAAGCTAAGCAGCGCGCATGAGTAAAGAAGTGTTAGTTGCCAAACATCAGAACATCACATCATCGACTACAATTTGCATCTACAGTACACCAGGACTCCAATAGCAACTGACAGTAGCAAATCTCTCCATAGGATCATCTCCTCTTCTGTTTGAGCAAGTTAGGCGGAACCATCACAAATGTTGTAACCGAATCCAGTACCCAGCTAGCTACCGAAACATGGAGCCGGCATGGCAGTGAGAGTGAGATCTGCGGCTGCTGCGGGGGGGAAGACGGGGCGTGCGCGCACCTGCTTGATGTCGCGGAAGAGCTGGTCGGTGTGGCGGCCGTGGAGGGAGTTGATGGCGCGGCCGAAGAGGTGGAGGTAGACGACGAGCGCGACCCCGTGGGCGGCGGCCGCGGCGCCGCCCGCGGCCATGAGCGCCCAGTCGAGGCGGTCGGCGCAGGCGAAGAGGCGCTTGAAGGGCACGGCCGCGGGCGGGGGCTCGGGGTCCTCGCCCTCGGCCCCCTCGTCGCCGTCCTCGGGGCCCGCGCCGTCGGGGTGGCGGGGCGGGTCCCCGACGCCGAATGCGTCGGCGGCGTAGGGCGAGGGCGACTCCGGCGGCTCGGAGGTCTCGGAGACGGGCGTGAGCGGCTGCACGTGCGGCGGGGACCAGCCGAACAGCCCCCGCGACACCATGGCCGGCTAGGGTTCGGGCTGGGCGAGTCCGTGCCGGGTGGCTGGCCAACGGCTACTGggtgagcggcggcggtggcggcgggggatttGAATGGGGCGGGTGGTGGTGGGCGGTCGGTCAAACGGGAGGGGCGGGGGGAGATGCTGGCGGAATGAATGGCGAGGGCGACGGGGGCTTCAGGTTCCCTGTTCCTGTTGGAGGCCTCAGTGACATCTTTGAGCCAACGCTGCAGCGCCGTAGGGTTCAACGCGCGGGAGTCGGAGATGTAGCTGCAGCGCCGTAGGGAGGCATGCCACAGCTACATCCTGGAGGAGTTCCAGCTGCAAGTGGCCCTCTGCTCCACGTTGATCTACAACACTCTGCACACTCTGCACGGCAATGAGCCACCGCCGACCAACGGCAGCACGGAAATACTTGTCCTCAAAATGAATAGAGGGTCCTCAGGTTATGATTACTGTGAGTTGGCTGGGCTTGCATACAAATAAAGTAGATTCCAGCACTAGAGCCACACAGCTCCTCCAGCACACATACTACATACATATACAAGATACAACCCTCATATGCTTCAGATTACACTACGGAatagatcgatcgatcgatcgagttCGGCACGGAACCAAGATGAAGATCCGCCAACCCGTTCAAAACCAAGTCCACCACCAGGGAAGGGAAGGGGGCTGCCACCAAAACAGACGGGCAAATTCTCTGGTCAGGCCCGCCTCAGCTATTAACTCACACTGAATTATCGACACAACAGGTGTCACAAGGGAATCGGAATTGAATCGATTCAACTGAATCCAAGGAAACATGCAGAGTTAACCGACACCGAATTGTCGATGACGCGAGGATGAAGTGCTGCTAGTAGGTACCTTGATCTTCCCTGCGGACAGAAGCTAACTCCGGCAAAACATCAAGTGCTGCAGCAAACTGAAAAGAGATACAGTTAGCACAGACGGCGCGCTGACAAGCCTTCCTGCATAACAGACCGTGCGATATGTGCATAAATATAGGCTGGCTGCACGCGCCTTTGCAACCCCAGCAATAACCATGCTGTTTTCATTCCAATACTCTGCATTTATACGTTTGCCCGCCTGTTACTGGTTCTGAACCAGACCGCGGTGTGCGGCGGATCTGGTTCGAGGCCGCCAGCAGGAGCGGAGTTTTTGTGTTTCCAGAAACAGCAAGGCACTCTCGTTATCAAGAGCACCACGGCAATAAAACTCTTCCTTTTCCCCCCAAAAGGAGAGGAGAAAAAATAAACTTGCGTGCGCCCATGCTGGAAACATGGCATTTCTTTGGCCTCATGTGCACAGGATAGGAGGCTAAGGTTGATGATGATTCCTTTGAGCATAAGATGGCAAAAACTGGTGCGCTTTTGAGCTGGATGTGATTGTACATACATATAGGATCCATTCGGCACACTTCACGCGTGGAAGAAAAGGCTGTTGATACATAAACGGTGTGTGGAGGACAGCAGTATGCATACCTGAAGACGAAACGGATGATGCGCTCCAAAGGACTTTCTTCGCATTATGCCCAGACAATGCTGCCGCTCGGGGTTCGGTTAGCACCAGGACAAATGGAAATGAGCTCTGCGAGGAAAAAGGCAAAAGCTTCGCTCGCAGATAAGAACAAAAGATACACTTCAGCCACAAATGTCAGTATCTTCAGCCACAAATACTAATATTACCACTGTTAATGATGAACTCTGTAGTTTGCCGGTGACGGCCTGAAAGAGTGAGTGTGGTGGGTAAGAGCACCCACACGAACCACCCACAATGGTAAGCTCTAACAGCTGTATTATGATGAGCAGTAATAAAACAGGTAAAATCACAAACAATTAATCCTCATACGACTAGAGAGATGTAAACAAACTATATTTCTACATTGCTTAGCAAAGGTCGGATCTCTAGGGGAAAGATTAGACCATCTGGAGTCGAAACGTCACTCCACGGTCCACATGGCATCTTACGGAACAAACTTCTCGTATCTTGCATGATGATTTGTATGCTTAAATAGGAATAAGACAAACGGTGGGAAACAAACACTGTTGAATGGTTTGCATTGCTCATGGTAGATTATTATCAACAACATATGTATATTTGGATAATGGGCCAGGAACAGAAGAGTTCCTCTAACTAAAAAGGCCAACATGGCAGACAAGCAAAAGAGAAAAACAGTACCAATATCAGCAATGCCATGTTTTGGACAAGGTAAAACAGCACATATTTCCAAGTTTTGGACAAGGTAAAACAGCACATATTTCCAAGTTTTGGACAAGGTAAAATAGCACATATTTCCAAgttttcgacaaggtaaaacagcACATATAATATAAGAGACTTTTTTCTGACATACAAAATGACCGCCGCTTACTCACATTATGAGCTTCCTTGATGAGACGGCCAAGACACATGGCATACAAGACAGGAATGGCTAATCCCAGACCTGCCCTTGTATGCAAAGGTAACTGTCAAAAGTATAGAAGCTAGGAAATGCTATAGAAACTAGCTAGTGCCAACAAAAGTCTGATGCAAAACGGCGGGCAGGTCAACAAAAGTATAACGGAGTCGCAGCATCAACCATCTCAACTGGATTTAGAAGTTCCTTCTGCCTCCTCCGCTGTTTCTGTGATCCCCTGAAGAAGTTCCTTCGGAATTGCAGCTGGGTCTACCTCATAGCTATCTTTGGGGACGTTTGGAGCTTCTTCCCCTGACAACCTATAGAAGGGGACCTGATGTGAAAACCGAAACATCTCCTCTTTTGGAATCCTCTTGATGACGTTCTTGTTCTGGTGACGCTGAAAAACTGTCCGAAATCCAGTAACCTTAACCAAGGGAATTACAGAGATTCCATGATCTTCGTCATAATCATCCAGTACCTCAACCAGATCATAGACATGCAGCACATTGTCTGGAGTATCTCCATCCCATTCAGGGGACCAGTTTCGGTACAAAGCCCAGATATCGCCTTCCCGTGGGTAAACTTTGACCACCCCACGTGGGCCTTTCTCCCATTTAATCTGGTGAGAGAACATGTTGACCACGTCACAGATTTCATGTTTGGCAATCCTGAAATCACCACACGTCTTTGCAAAGCCAGAAGAAACCCAACTCAATGGTCCAAATTCACTATTCGTCTTCGACTCGAGGTAACTTATTTTGACCTTAAACGGGTTCAAGGAGATAACTTTCTGGATAAATGTGTAGAAACGAGGCATGCCATCATCATCGTCGTATGAAGCCCAAATTTGATCACTCTGAAAACATTCCTCGGTACGATCCTTATCAAAATCATGGAAATCAGGATCAGGAACAGTATAAGACACAGCGTCCTCGTCTTCATTTCCAGCAGCTGTGCTATCAGCAGAACCATTGCTATTAGCAGAACCATTCTCCTCTGGATCCACACAAACATCTTTCTTTGCAGTAGAATCAACTGTTGCTTTGCTAACCTCAACATATTTCTTGCTCGCTGGACCATCAACGGTAACTTGGATTGGCCTACTTCGTATCTCACTTAGCTTCTCCTTCAAATCGCTCTTCATCTTGTCAATCAAAATTCTCTTAAGATCTGACTTAGAGAAAATCTTAGTTACGCTGAGCCGAGTAACAGGCCTGGGCTTCCAAGTGGGCACACCATTAACAATCTGAAACTCAAAGGCACTGTTGGTTGAAAATGGTATAGTTCCAACTGGCATTCTAGCAAATTGGGCCCATGGACCTGAGGGAATGGATGAACCAACTCCAGCATCAGTTCTCATCTTCTTTCCAAATGCAGTATCGCCCATTCCATGGTTCGTTGACACATCTGCTTGCCTTTTTAGAGGATTGTGCTTCCTCTGAAAAGCTTCTTCCCTTCTTGCTACTGCCTGTGCCTCCTCCCTGTCTCTCTTAACTTTCTCATATGTCTGATGAACCATATTAGCAGCTTGAGCCGCAGCAGATGACGATGCAGTAGCACTGGCTGCACCAGCTGCCCTTGAGAATGGACCCCACTGAAAATTTCTCCCAGTGCTTGCATCTTGAGGTGCACCACTGATGTTTGAGCCCCGTACTGCATGAACATCCTCAGTTGGTGGCACCGGTACCTCTTTTGCAAGGAATGGGTCGCGGCAGCTAGGGCAGAGAAGAGTATGATTTATATACACTCTGAGATATTCAAAATTCATCTTGCATTTGTTGCATGAGGTCCAAAATGTGTCCTTCATTGCTGGAGGTGGAGCCTGATGATGAGGAGGCGGGCGCTGTGGGGGTGGGGGCGGGCGCTGGCGCGCTGCAGATGTTGTTGGCCCTGTCTTTGGCTTGTTTGCTCTTGGCTTGAAAGCAGGTGATTTGGCTGCGAAATTCTCGAAGCCATTGGTTGCACCTTGAGTTGCACTTGTCCTATTTGATTGGGCTGTCTTCTGTTGTAGTACAACTACTTTCCTTTTCTGATCATACAACAGTCTCTTGGTTTTATCAGATAACACAGTCCATGCCTCTTTAACCAACTGGAAAGCACCCTCAGCGCCCACTGATTTGTTCTTGTCAGGATGGAGTAGAAGTGCCATCTTCCTGTACTGCTTCTTCACAGTTTCATCATCTGCTGACGTGTCCACAGAGAGGATAGAGTAATAGTCATTCTCACCAGCAACCTTCAGTTCTGATGTAAGGTAAACATCAAAGGTGATGATCATCTGCATAATGCCCTCAAGATCCGGAAAGAGAGACTTGGCCTTGAGTGCGAATTTCTTGGCACCCTGCAGGTCCTTGGATTCAAACTTCCTCTCTGCAATTTGCTTCGCCCTAAGGGCCTCATCCTTGTTGCACTCCATTCCGTCGCAGGTCAAGAAGGTACAAACAGCAGGCACGCTTTCACAGTGTACTTGGAGAAATATCAGACCTCAGAGCCACGCCCTCTCTTCCACCAATCAGCGTCGAGCACGTGACCAGTTTTAAAGCCCTGCCCAAAAAAGGGAACCGATGTTACCAAAAAAATCATATACGACAAATAGATAaagatttttaaaaaaaatacagCCCTCTCGTGAATGACAGGAATTATAAACTAGTGCATGGACGACAGATATAAATGCTCAGGATCAATTGAAAATACAAAATTGTTGTATAATAACAACCATCCTGGGGCACAATGGGTGACGACGCAGCACCGCATTAAGGGTGCAAGACCAAGTGCAGATTCAGAAATTTACAGTAACCGTCTTAGCACAGACATAACTGTAAATGCGCATAACTGAAACACTACCGTAGCATGCAACGGACAAAACGTCACGGAATGAAGGGCCAATTGAATTGAAAGATACAGAACATCATACCGACAAAACGGAGAACCAATTAAAAGATACAGGCAGGGTGCTGACAAAACCAGCGTGGCTGGAATTACAACTACACAGAGCTCAACTTAGGCCTAGTACGAAACATAGTAAATTTACTCGGAGAAATATCAGACCTCCAAGCCCTGCAATATCTTTCAGCAATCAGCGTCGAGCAAGTGACCATACAAGAAGTTTCCAAGCCCTGCCCAAAAGGGAACAAATGTTACCAAAAATGGTATAGAACGAATGGATAAAAAAAAAACTTGTACAAATACGGCCCTCCCCGGCATGACAGGAATTATAACTACACAAAACTAGTGCATGAACGGCGCACATAAATGCTCAGAATCAATTGAAGATACAAAATTGCCGTATAATAACAAATCAAAAATGGCGCACAATGGGTGACGACACAACACCGCATTAAGAGTGCAAGACCAAGTGCAGATTCAGAAATTTACAATAACCGTCTTCAGAACAGACGTAACTGTAAATGCGCATAACTGAAACACTCCCGTAGCTAGCGCGCAACGGACAACACGTCACTGAACGAAGGACCAATTGAATTGAAAAGATACAGAACATCGCAGCGACAAAACGAAGGCCCAATTAAAAGATGCAGACAGGGTACCGACAAAACTTTGCGCGCGACCGGCGAAACGGCAGAATTCGCCGGATAATTtgaacccaaaccctaaccctagctagcGCGCGCAGGCGAACCCGCCGAGAGGGCGCGGGGCTCCGGACAGGGCTGGCTTGATGCAGGGCTGGGGAATTCGGTGTAACTGACGGAAACTGATCTTTTTCTGCAGAATTCGTTCAGCACAGCAGAACACGTCGGGAGCCGGAGCATCAGTTGAGCCGAGCCCGGAGCTGCCGCGGAAACAAACTGCTGGAACTAATCTACGGCGCGGGAAAGGAACGAATTGCCTTCGTTTTGGGGAAAACGGGGATTTTTCGTTCGGGGCGCGGAGCagagcagcggcggccggagcggcggcCCGGGGCGGATCTAGGCGGCGGGCAGGGCGTGCGGGGTTCGAG is from Triticum aestivum cultivar Chinese Spring chromosome 3A, IWGSC CS RefSeq v2.1, whole genome shotgun sequence and encodes:
- the LOC123063741 gene encoding uncharacterized protein, which produces MECNKDEALRAKQIAERKFESKDLQGAKKFALKAKSLFPDLEGIMQMIITFDVYLTSELKVAGENDYYSILSVDTSADDETVKKQYRKMALLLHPDKNKSVGAEGAFQLVKEAWTVLSDKTKRLLYDQKRKVVVLQQKTAQSNRTSATQGATNGFENFAAKSPAFKPRANKPKTGPTTSAARQRPPPPPQRPPPHHQAPPPAMKDTFWTSCNKCKMNFEYLRVYINHTLLCPSCRDPFLAKEVPVPPTEDVHAVRGSNISGAPQDASTGRNFQWGPFSRAAGAASATASSSAAAQAANMVHQTYEKVKRDREEAQAVARREEAFQRKHNPLKRQADVSTNHGMGDTAFGKKMRTDAGVGSSIPSGPWAQFARMPVGTIPFSTNSAFEFQIVNGVPTWKPRPVTRLSVTKIFSKSDLKRILIDKMKSDLKEKLSEIRSRPIQVTVDGPASKKYVEVSKATVDSTAKKDVCVDPEENGSANSNGSADSTAAGNEDEDAVSYTVPDPDFHDFDKDRTEECFQSDQIWASYDDDDGMPRFYTFIQKVISLNPFKVKISYLESKTNSEFGPLSWVSSGFAKTCGDFRIAKHEICDVVNMFSHQIKWEKGPRGVVKVYPREGDIWALYRNWSPEWDGDTPDNVLHVYDLVEVLDDYDEDHGISVIPLVKVTGFRTVFQRHQNKNVIKRIPKEEMFRFSHQVPFYRLSGEEAPNVPKDSYEVDPAAIPKELLQGITETAEEAEGTSKSS